DNA from Streptomyces sp. NBC_01260:
CCGTCCTCGCGTTCACCCGTGGCGCCTCGTGGAACCATCTGACCGGGATGCTCCGCACCCTGACCGCCGAGAGCGATCCGTACGACGCGAACGGCCACACCCGCTCCGGCGATCTGTTCGCCGTGGCCAACGCCATCGCGGCCCTGCTCGACGCGCCCGTCACCATCGAGGACCGCAACTCCCGCCTGCTGGCCTTCTCCAGCCGCCAGGAGGAGGTCGACCCGTCCCGCGTCCAGACGATCCTCGGCCGCCAGGTCCCGGTCCACTACACCCGCATCCTGGAAGAACGCGGCGTCTTCCAGGCGATCTACCGCAGCAACCGGCCCGTCTTCGTGGCCCCGCTGCCGGAGTCCGGCGAACTCCCACGCCTGGCGATCGCGGTACGCGCGGGCGATGAGATCCTCGGGACGATCTGGGCGGTCGTACCCGAACCCATCGACGAACAGCGGAGCGAGTCCCTCTTCGAGGCCTCCAAACTCGTCGCCATGCACATGGTCTGGCAGCGTGCCGACGCCGACAGCGAACGCCGGCTGCGCGCGGACCTGCTGAGCACCGCCCTGGACAGCGGTCCTGGAAGCCGTGAGGCCGTGCAGCGCCTCGGGCTCAGGGACGAGCGGGCGATCGTCATGGCGCTCACCGCGGCACCCGCCGCGACCGAGGCGCCCGCACAGGCCAGCGCGGACCGCAAGCGCCTCGCCGACGCCTTCGCCATGCACCTCGCCGCCGCGCACCCGCGCGCCGTCGCCGCGCTCATCGGCGATGTCGCGTATGGCGTCCTGCCGTTGGCCCGCCACGACGCGGAGGAGCGCGCGCGGCTGATCGCCACCGAGTTCCTGGCCCGGGTGGGCTCCCGGCTGCGCCCCCTGATCGGCGTGGGCCGGCTCGCCGGCGACCTCTCGGCGCTCGCCCGGTCGCGGTCCGCGGCCGAGCAGGCCCTGCGCGTCCTGCGCGCGGGGGTGCTCGACCAGCAGGTCGCCCTGTTCGACGAGGTGCATGTCGAGGCGCTGCTGCTGGAGCTCGCCGATCTGGTCCCCCAGGCCGACCTGCCCAGCGGCGCCATCGCCCGGATCGTCACGTACGACCGTGACCACCAGGCGAATCTCGCCGAGACGCTGCGCGCCTGGCTGGATGCCTTCGGCGATGTCACGGTGGCGTCCGCGGCGATGTACGTGCACCCCAGCACCTTCCGCTACCGCCTGAGGCGGGCCGCCGAGGTCGGAGGGATCAACCTCGGCGATACGAACGCCCGGCTGGCCGCGATGGTCCAGTTGCGCCTGATGCACATCAGATCCGCAGGCCGAGACTCCTGATCAGGAACGCCAGCCACTCTGTGTCCTGCTCGACCGCGACCGCCTCTCCCGTCGCCGCACCGTGTCCGGCGTCGTCGAAGACATGCACCAGGACCGGTTCCCCGCCCTGCTGCGCGGCCTGCAGACGGGCCGCGAACTTCCGTGCGTGCCAGGGTCCGCACCGCGGATCGTTCGCCCCCGCCTGCAGATACACCGCGGGAAACGCGCCGGGGCGCACCAGCTCGTAGGGCGACAGCCGAAGGAACCGTCGTACGTCGGCGGGGTCGTCGGGGTCGCCCCATGCCTTGCGGAGCACGAAGTCCAGGTACGGGTCGCGGATCCCCCCGATCAGGTCGAGCAGGGGTTCGCGCGGCAGTACGGCACGCCAGAGGTCGGGCCTGGTGGTCAGGGCGACGCCGCACATCAGACCGCCGTCGGACCCTCCGGTCAGGGCGAGGCGGTCCGGGGTCGCACGGCCAGTGGCGATGAGGTGCTCGGCCACCGCCACGAGATCGCTGTCCCGTACATGCTTGCGTTCCCGGTGCGCGGCCAGCCACCAGTCCCGTCCGAACTCGCCGCCGCCCCGCAGATGAGCCAGGACCACGACTCCGCCGGCGGCGACGAAGGCAGCCAGATCGCTCTGGTACGCGGGCAGCAGCGGCACGTTCGCCGCGCCGTAGGCGTAGATCAGCACCGGGCCCGAACCCCGCCCCACCACCTGGTACGGGACCGGGATGCCGTCGGGCGCGAGGGCCCGGCCCTGCTCCACGGTGGCGTCAAGCGTCACGGTGGGCGCGGTCAGCGTCTGGAGCGGGCCGCCCGGCTCGTGGCCGTACACGCCCCAGGAACTGGTCGGCGTGGAGAAGGCGAACACGAAGGCGGGGGCGGGATTGCCCACGGCCAGCCCCGTCAGCGGAAAGTGCGGTGCGGCCAGCGCCCCGCGCCCCGGCAGCGGCAGCTCCCCGACGACCGCCCCCGACCGGTCGAGAATCCGGACCCTGGCGCAGGTGCGGTCGAACTCGCTGAGGTAGAGATGGTTCCCGACCGGGGTGAGCGAGCGCAGCACCGTATCGCCCTGCGGTACGAGCTCGCCCCAGTCCGACGGGTCGTGGAGCGAGATGGCCACCACCCGCCCGCGCGGGGCGTCCACGTCCGTGACCGCGACATAGCGGTCCCCGACGACATGTCCGGCGACTGTCCCCGGGCAGTCGGTGAGGAACGGCCGCCACTCCCCGCCCGGGCGGCGGACCGCGACCGGGACCGGGCTGCCCACCCGGTGGGCGGCGATCTCCCATCGCTCGCCGGCCTGGATGAGCGTGTACTCCCGGGACTCCCCCACCGGGACGGGCTCCACCGTGGTGTCGCCCCCCAGCCGGTGGAAGAACACCGCCTGTCTGAACTCCTCGGGCGACCCGGTGAGCGCGAAGAAGTAGAACCCCCCGGAGTCCGGCAGCCAGGAGACACCGCCCGCCCACGCGCTGTGCAGGATCTGCGGCGGGGCGCCGCCCAGCTCCTGCCCTGCGGCCACGTCGAAGAGCCGGATCGTGTTGTGTTCGCTGCCGTCCGTGCAGACTCCGACGGCCAGGACCCGGCCGTCCGGCGAGGGCGCCAGCCAGGACAGCACCCCCTCCTCCAGGCGGGCGATCGACCGTCCCGGCCCGTACGGGGAATCGGCGACGACCACGTCGGAGCCGCAGGCCCTGAACCACTGACCGGCCGCGTATCCGGGCAGGTCGGGCCGGGCCCCGGTGTAATGAGCGAGCACCAACTCCCTTACGGCGCAGGGGTCCAGGCCCTCGAAGGCGACGGAGGAGGCGAGTTCGGCCTGGGCCTGCTGCCACTGACGGACCTCAGGCGTCTCCTCCTCCAGCCAGCGGTACGGGTCCGGCACCCGGACCCCGGCGACATCCGCGACGACCTCGACGGTCCGGGTGGGCGGATACTTCATCGGTACTCCTGGAACTCGGCACGGAGCCGTTCGAAGGCCCCGGGGATCAAAGTGGCGTGGTCGAGGTGGATCAGTGCGTCGTACTCCGCACCGGGGGCACCCGGCCCGGTCGGCTCCCGCTCCTCCAGCAGGACGTCCCAGTCGAAGGGCCGGGGTGAACGCTCCACGAAGCGGATCGCGGGACCCGAGCCGCATGTCAGGGCGATGACGGCCAGCTCGGAGCCCAGCGCCTCGTGCAGCAGGCCGCCCATCATCGGGCGCCCCTCGAACGGAGTCCGTCGCACATGTGCGTTGTGCGCGCTGACGACGATGCGCTCCTCCCGCTCCAGGACCCATCGCACGGTCTCCGCCATGAAGACATCACGCGGGTAGGGGCTGCCGGCCGGCACCGGTTCCAGTTCCGCGAGGAACGCCGCGACGGAGGCCGCGGCCCTGCGCACCACCGCGTCCGCGACCCCGGCGGACCGCGCGACCAACGCGCGCAGACCCGTGCGGAGCCGATTCCGTTCGGGAGGCGACAGCGCCGCGAACCGGACCGCCGCCTCGGTCCGGCCACCCAGTTCGCTCAGGCCGAGCAGCTCGCCCAGGTCCCAGCCCGGCATCCGGTCGGCGACCGCCCGGACCGCGGGTCCCGGCGAGGTGGAGGAGCCCGGCAGGTCCATTCCGTAGAAACCGGTCCCGCGGGAGCGCATCCACTCCAGCTGCCGGTGCATCGGAGCGCACTCACCGAACCGGTACGTGATGCCCTCCCGGGCGATGTCCGCCACCTCGCCCGGGCTGCCGCGGAGCCAGGCGTCGACGCCCAGCCCCTCGGCGAACCCGGACTCCATGACAAAGGCGGTGAACCCGTGGCGCTCCACCAGGTACCGCAGGATCCGGTCCTTGAGCTCGTAGAACTCGGTGACGTTGTGCGCGTCCTCGCCGAGCGCGACCACCCGGACGTCGCGGGGCAGTTCGGTGATCAGTTGTGGAAGAACCATTGTTCCGGCGTGTAGAGGCTGCTGAGCAGCGCCTGGAAGGAGGAGCCCGGTCCGGACAGTGTCTTCTTCCAGACCACCAGGGTGTCGGGGGTGGGGAGGAAGAGCACGGGCAGGTCCTTGCTGACCGCGGTGACCTCGGCGGAGAGCGCCGTGGAGTCCGCGCCGAAGGTCGAGGCGTTGATCAGCCTGTCGGCCTCGGGGTCGGTGTAGGAGCCCAGGTTGAAGCTGCCGCCCGTGTTGAACACCGTGTTGCTGGTCGGGTATCCGGCTGCCTGGTAGAGCCCGCCCTCGTCCTGCATCGCCCACTCGTTGGACTTGGCCGGAGCGAAGGAGTTGCCGTAGTTGGCGTACATGTAGTTGAGCGACTTGGTGACCAGGTCGACCCGGATGCCGAGCTTCTTGGCCGCCGATGCGAAGGCGATGTCGCGGGCGCCGACGTACTTGGGGGTGTCGGCCGAGGCGAGAGTGAATCTGATCGTCTGCCCCTGCTTGATCCCTGAGCCGCAGAGGGCGGGCTTCTCACAGGTGGTGCTGCCGCCGGGGACGACCTTCCAGCCGTGGTCGGTGAGCAGCTTGCGGGCCGCGTCCTCGTCGTGGGGGTACGGTGCGGTGCTGCCGAAGGACGCCGGGTAGGGGGAGTCCGCTCCGCCCGTGGTGTAGTTCTCCGAACCGGCGCCGCCGTAGATGCCGCGGCTGGCGATATAGCCCTTCTGGTCGATCAGCCGCTGGAGCGCCTGGCGGACGTAGGGCTGGGCGATCACCTGGTCGAAGTTGTTGACGGTGTTCTTGAAGTTGATCGTCAGCGAGTCGAAGCGGGCCGGTGCCGGGGCACCGTAGACGTTGTACCCCTTGGCCTTCAGGGCGGCGGCCTGCGAGATGAAACCGGAGTCCAGCGTTCCGACGGTGAGGTTGCCGGCCTTCATCTGGTTGAGCACCGCCGAGGCGGAGGTGAACGCCTTGAAGTCGATCTGGTCGAGCCGCTTCTCACCCGGCCCGCTGTAGGCCTTGTTCGCGGCCAGGGAGTAGGAGCCGGTCGTCGGGTCGAAGGACTTCAGCCGGTACGGCCCGTTGACGACCTGCCAGAGCGGGTTGCCCGCGAAGGACTTCTGGTCGGCCGACTCCTTGGTGAGGTAGCGGTAGATCGCCTTGGCGTTCCCGGGCCGGGTGAAGTCCAGGTGCGGGCCGTCGGTGCGGGCGATGTTCCACTCGGCCGACGGCATGATGTACAGCAGGGAGAGTACGGAGAGCAGGTAGGACGGGTTGTAGGCGGTGTCCAGGGTGAGCGTCAGGGTGTCGGCCGCTGTCGCCTCGGCGCTGACGCCGTCCGGGAACTGCCCCGGTGTGTAGAAGCTCCAGTTGGCCGGGGACTCGGCCAGCCCGGCCTTGAGCAGATCGAGGGAGAAGACGACGTCGGCGGCCGTGACGGGTCTGCCGGTGGACCACTTGTACTCCCTCATCTTGATCGTCACGGTCTTGCGGTCCTTGCTGTAGACCGGCGGATCGGCCAGGCTCGAAGCGGTGTCGACGATCTGGTCGCCCTCGCCGCTCGGCCGGTAGAGCGAGCGCCACAGCTGGCCGCGGGCGATCACCGTGCCGCTCGACGAGGCCGGCGGGTAGGGGTAGATGTAGTTCGGGCTGAGCCCCGGGGTCAGTGCGACGACGGCGGTGCCGCCGTTCTTGGGTACGCCGGTCTGCTTCGGGGGCGTCCTGGCGATGTCCTGGGCCGTGCCGCCGCCTCCGCCGCACCCCGCCAGGGTGAGCAGGGCGACGAGCACGATCGAGATACGTCCACGCATGGTGCTGTCTCCCTCAGTTCTGACTCGTAGGTGAAGTCGGCCGCCCGATGGCGTCCCTGAGCGCGTCCGCGAGCAGGTTCAGGGCGAGGACCGTGAGGACGATGCAGGCGCCCACGGGATAGACCAGCCATGAGTAGCCGGCCGAGAGATAGCTGGCCCCGTCGGCGAGCTGGCTGCCCCAGTCCGCTGTGGGGTAGGTCATCCCGAAGCCCAGGAAGCCCAGCGCGGAGACGACGATGATCGCGTCGGCCACCTGGAACGTGGCGTTGATGATGATCACGCCGAGGGCGTTGGGGATCAGGTGGGTGAGGATGATCCGCCGCCGTGAAGCGCCCATGACCTTCGCCGACAGGATGAACTCCCTGACGCGCAGCGCCAGTACCTCGCCGCGGATCAGCCGGGCCGAGAGGAGCCAGGAGAAGCCCCCGATGACGAGGCTGAGGGAGACCGCGTTCGCCGCGTACCGTGCCGAGAGGATCAGCACGACGAACAGGAACGGGATCGACAGCATCACATCGACCAGGCGCATCAGGAAACCGTCGACCACGCCTCCGGCGAGCCCGGCGACCGCACCGTAGACCGTGCCGATCGTGGTCGAGAAGAGCGCGGCCAGCAGGCCGATCTCCAGCGACAGCCGGCCCCCGGTCATCAGCCGGCCGAGTACGTCGAAGCCGTTGGTGTCGGTGCCGAGCAGATGGCCGTTGCCTGGCGGCAGGGCCGCGTTGACCAGGTCCACATCGGTCTGGTTGGTCGGGTGGATCAGTGGGCCGAGGAAGCAGAACCCGGCGATGAACACCAGGAGCAGGCCACCGGCGAGCGCGAGCGGATGCCGCCTCATTTTCTCAACTCGATTCGGCGGTCGGCGGCTGCGACCAGGAGGTCGGCGATGAAGCTGCCGGCCACGGTCAGGAAGCCGCCGATGAGCGTGTAGGCGAGGAGAAGGGGATAGTCCTCGCGTTGCAGGCTGTTCAGGAAGAGGAGGCCGAGGCCCGGGTAGTTGAAGAGCGACTCCACGATGAGGTTCCCGGCGAGCAGGGTGGGGACCAGTGTGCCGACCAGCGTGATCAGCGGCAGGCAGGCGTTGCGGAGCAGATGGCGAAGCAGGACCAGGCGTTCCGGCAGGCCTTTGGCCCGCGCGACCCGGATGTAGTCCTGGCCGAGCTGATCCAGCGCCGAGGAGCGCTGATACTGCGCGAAAACGGTGACGCTTCCGCAGGCCAGGGTGATGACGGGCAGTGCCATGGCCCGTGGATCGGTGAAGACCACCCAGGGTGAATGCGACTGGGACGCCTCGGCCGGGAAGATCTGCAGCGTCTGGCTGAACACCGCGATCAGCACCAGGCCGAGCAGGAACGACGGCATGGCGTAGAGGACGTACGAAGAGGCCGTGGCCGCCCGGTCGGCGATGCTGTTGCGTCGTACCGCCTGGAGGATGCCGAGCGGAACCGCGACGATCAGTGCGAGGACCAGACCGGCCAGGGACAGCATCGCGCTGCGGCCGGAGTTCTGGGCGAGCAGGGTGGAGACGTTCTCGTTCAGCGTGTAGGAGCGGCCCAGATCGCCGTGGAGCAGCTGGCCCAGATAGCTCAGGTACTGCGCGATCAGCGAGCGGTCGAAGCCGTGGTCGTGGTTGAAGGCCGCCACCGCCTGGGGCGAGGCCCGCTGGCCGAGCACGATCCGGCCCGGACTGGCGGAGACCAGGTGCAGCAGCAGGAACACGACCACCGATATCCCGAGCAGGACGAGAACCGAGACCACCAGGCGGTGGAGCAGATATCTAGCCATTGTGGTTCCCTTGCAGCGGGTAGTGGCAGGCCACCAGTTGGGCACCGGCGCTCTGGGTGCGGGTGAGCGGTGTGAGTGGCGGTTCGACCTGGGCGCACTTGTCCGTACTCAGCGCACAGCGGGTGCGGAAGCGGCAGCCGCTGGGCGGATCGACGGGGCTGGGCGGTTCGCCGCGCACGCCCGCCCCGGCGCGTTCGCCCTCGGGGACGGCTGCCAGCAGGCCCGCCGTGTAGGGATGGGCGGGGGCGCCGTACACCTCGTCGGTCGTACCGGTCTCGACGAGCTTGCCGAGGTACATGACACCGACACGGTCGGCGAGGTAGCGCACGACCGCGAGATCGTGCGAGATGACCACACTGCTGAGGCCGCGCTCCAGCTGGATCCGGCGCATGAGGTTGAGGATCTGGGAGCGGATGGAGACATCCAGGGCGCTGACCGGTTCGTCGGCGATCAGGACCTGCGGTTCCAGGGCGAGGGCGCGTGCCAGGCCGACGCGCTGACGCTGGCCGCCGGAGAGTTCGTAGGGGTACCGGTCGAGTACGCCCTCAGGGAGACCGACGTCGTCGAGGAGCCGCCGCACCCGCTCCGGCCGGTCACCAACACCCTGGATGACCAGGGGTTCGCGAAGGATGCGGCCGACACGCATCCTCGGGTCGAGGGCCGCGCCGGAGTCCTGGAACATCATCTGTACGGCCTTGCGCGGCCGGACGAGCCGTTCCCCTTCGAAGAGGACCTCGCCGCTGTCGGGGCGGTCCAGGCCGACGAGCAGCCGGCCCAGGCTCGACTTTCCGCAGCCGGACTCGCCGACCAGGCCGAAGGTCTCTCCGGCCGCCACCTCGAAGCTCACACCGGAGACCGCCTTGACGGTGCGGCGGCCCGCGGGGTGCTCGCGGACCAGGTCGACGACGCGCAGGAGCGTCTCGCCGCTCTCCTCGCTCGCCTTTCCCTCCTTCGACGGGAACCGTCCCCGCGTGCTGCCTTCTGCCGGACCGGTGACCGGGTGCCAGCAGGCGTAGGAGTCGACGAAGGGCGGCTGCTCCTCGCGGCACCGGTCCGTGGCCGCGTCGCAGCGCGGCGCGAACGGGCAGCCGGGCTCCGGCTTGGCCAGGTCGGGCGGCGAACCCGGGATGCTGAACAGCTCCTCGCCCTTGTCCTGGCCCAGGGTGGGGATCGAGGACAGCAGAGCCTGGGTGTAGCGGTGCCGGGTCCTGCCGAAGATGTCCGCCGTGGATGCGGACTCGGCGACTCTGCCGCCGTACATCACCCCGACCCGGTCGGCCCGCTGGGCGATCACCCCCATGTCGTGGGTGATCAGGATCATCGACATGCCGCGCTGGGCCCGCAGGTCGTCGAGGAGATCGAGGATCTCGGCCTGGACCGTCACATCGAGGGCCGTGGTGGGTTCGTCCGCGATGACGACCTCGGGCTCGCAGACCAGCGCCATGGCGATCATCACGCGCTGACGCTGGCCGCCCGAGAACTGGTGCGGGTAGCCGTCCCGGTGAACACCGACCCGGGCGAGCATCTCCAGGGCGTGGACCCGGGCGGCACGCCTGGACTCCTTGCGATGCAGGCGGACGGGTTCGGCCACCTGCTCGACGATCTTCTTGGTCGGGTTCAGCGAGGTCAGCGAGTCCTGAAAGATCATGGCGATCTCGTTGCCGCGATAGTGCCTCGGCTCCATCGCGAGCAGATCCCGGCCGGCGAAATCGATCGACCCGCTGGTCACCCGGCCACCGGAGGGAAGCATTCCCATGATCGCGAGACCGGTCATCGACTTGCCGGAACCGGTCTCTCCGACGATCCCCAGGGTCTCGCCGCGTTCCAGCTCAAGGCTGACGTTCGCGACGGGCCTGACGACACGGTCGCCACGCCGGATCTCGACCGACAGGTCCCGGAGCGTCAAACTCTTGCGCACATCCATTCGCCGATATTGAGGGCCGCGGCGCATGTGATGTTCGTCCGGGACGGCGAGTGTTCAGCCCTGGGTTCGTCGGGACGAACGAACGTCGGCGCGGCCCGTGTGCAGGTAGCGCGCACGCCCTTCGCCGTCGTCCCCCAGGAACGCCACCGGTCCATGGCCGGACTCGACGGGGAGGAGGGAATCGCCACGCCAGGCGACCAGCTCCGTCCGGTAGCTCTCGTCGCCGAGCTCCGCCGTGACACCGAGGGGAACATGGTCGAGCCAGAGCCTGCCCTGCTCGTCCTCATCCACCGTGGTCTCGCCCGTACTCGACAGATAAGTGCCCACGCAGCGCCGCGCGTTCAGGCGGACCGCCGGATCCGGAACCGGCTCACCGGGCAGTTCCAGGACCCGGCCGAGGATCTCCTCCCTCAGCGGCTTGGGATCACCGCCGTTGGTGAGGACCGCCACCGCCAGGCCACGGCCGGGAACGACGCGCAGGACCGCGGACTGTCCGATGGTGTTGCCGTCATGGCCGAAGACCAGGCCACCCGGCAGATCGTAGAGCTCCCAGCCCAGACCCCAGGCCGTGCCCCAGCCGATGTCCGGCAGCACGACCTGCGGCTGCAGCATGGCGCGGAGAGCGTCGTCCGCGAGGTGCATCCGGGCGAAGGCCAGCAGATCGCGAGGGGTCATCGCGAGCATCGAGCCCGCCGGGGCGTTCGAGCGGGCCATCGCCCAGACCGCGGACGGTTTCCCGCCGATATGGCCCACCGCCGCACGGTGGACGATCGCTTCGTACGGGTCGTTCGCCGCGTGCGTCATGCCCAGCGGCGTGAACAGGTGATCCCGCATGCACGCGTCGAAGGGCTTGCCCCGCACAAGCTCGACGATGCGTCCCAGCACGCAGTAGCCCGCGTTGTTGTACGAGAACATCGCCCCGGGCTCGAAGAGCTGCGGCACCTCCGCCAGGAGGTCCACGTACGCGGCCAGACAGTCGTCGCCCTTGCCGGTGTCGGTGAAGACATCACCTTCGAAACCGGAGGTGTGGCACAGCAGCTGGCGTACGGTCGCCTCCCGGAACCCGGGAAGGTAGGTCCGGACCGGGGCGTCGAGAGCCACTCTGCCCTCGCCGACCAGCTGCATCACCAGCGTCGCGGTGAGCACTTTGGTGATCGACCCGATCTGGAACACCGAGTCGACCGTCGCCTCCACCCCCGTCGCCGTGCTCAGCACCCCGGCCGCCGCTTCGACCACCTCCGTGCCCGCGCCGACGGCCACGGCAGCCCCCGGCACACCGTGTTCGGCCAATAGCCCCGGCAGCCGCTCCCGCAGCCAACTCCCGATGTCATGCAGTTCGCTCATTCGCCCGACCGTAGACGGCGGGAGCCGCTCCTGGTTCGTCCACGGCGACCATCGCTCTCATCTCATTTCGTGGATACGACCAGGCCCGGCACCCTCAGTGGCCGTACCCCCGGCCCTGGGACGCGTGGCCGACCACGTGCCCAACGCGCCGGCCGGTTCATCCGGGCCTCGCCCGGCCGACCCGCCGCGCCGCCCCCGAAACCGGCTCGCGAGCCCCTCGACCCGACGCCTTCCGCATGGGGGGATCGCCTGCCCCGGAGAGTGATGCCGGACGTCGGCAGCCATTCCCACCGTCCTCTCCCGCCTCCCGGATCGATTGGAGCCCGGAAATGCCGACGGCCTGGTGTGAAGCCAGTGACAGGCGGGCAAGGCTGACGGGATTGGCAGGTACATGTGTGGCCAGTGAACTCCACGAGGGGGGTGGGGTGTTGGCAGACCGGTCCAGCGCATGAGGCTGAGGCGGCGGGCGATCGGGCGCCTGGCCCCCTCGTGGTTCCGAAAGGGTGTGCATGAAGCATTTCCGGCTGCTCGTTCTCGGTAACGGAGTTTCCGCGTACGGCAGTTATCTGAACATGGTCGCGCTGAACGTCTTCGTCTACGACGTCACCGGGAGCGCCCTGGCCGCGGGGCTCTTCATGGCGGTACGGCTGGGGACGAGTGTGGGGGCGGGGTTCGTGAGCGGGCGCCTCGTCTCGGCGTACGACCGCAAACGTCTGATCGTCGGCGCCGACCTCGGCCAGGCACTGGCGCTCCTGGCGCTGCTGCTGGCACCGGAGGCCGGCCGGATCTCCTTGCTGTACTGCCTGGCCGTGGTCACCGGGGGCTGCTCGACGCTCTCGCAGGTCGCCCTGCGCAGCAGCATCCCGGAGATCGTGGGGGCCGAGCACCGGACCCGCGCCAACGGTCTGCTGGTCACCGGCCGTTCCCTCGCCATGATCGCGGGCTTCTCCTCGGCGGGTGTGGTGGTGGCGCAGCTCGGGTACACGGCGGCGTTCGTCCTGGACGCGGTCACGTTCCTGGTCTCCGCGTCGGTACTGCTGGCGCTGCCGATCCGCACGAGGGCCCGGTCCGAGGGGCCCGAGGGCGCCGAGGACGGCACGCCGAGCGCCGGTCACCGTTCCGTCCGGTTGCTGTGGGCCGGCGCGCCGGTGCTGATGGCGATGATCGCCGTGCGGGCCGTCGACGGGCTGGGATCCTCCTCGCACAATGTCGCGCTGCCCGTCTACTCCAGCCTGCTGGACCCCGGTCATCCGGCCACCTTCATCAGCCAGTTCTGGGCCACCTGGGCGGTCGGCACCATCATCGCCCAGCAGGTGCTGGCCCGGCACAACCGCCGGACCGGGCGCACCTTGGGCGAGCGGGCCTTCGCTGCCACCGCCTGCGTCATGTCAGGAGCGTTCATCGTCGTGTTCAGCGGGCTGCCCACGGTACCGACGCTCGCCACAGCACTCGTCGCCGGAGCGGCGGACGGAGTCACCGAGGTCGTCTACGTCTCACGGCTCCAGATGGTCCCCGACGAGCAGCGCGGACGCCTCTTCGGGCTCTCCGCCTCGGCCGAGAACGCCGGCTTCGGACTGGGGATGC
Protein-coding regions in this window:
- a CDS encoding dipeptide ABC transporter ATP-binding protein, with product MDVRKSLTLRDLSVEIRRGDRVVRPVANVSLELERGETLGIVGETGSGKSMTGLAIMGMLPSGGRVTSGSIDFAGRDLLAMEPRHYRGNEIAMIFQDSLTSLNPTKKIVEQVAEPVRLHRKESRRAARVHALEMLARVGVHRDGYPHQFSGGQRQRVMIAMALVCEPEVVIADEPTTALDVTVQAEILDLLDDLRAQRGMSMILITHDMGVIAQRADRVGVMYGGRVAESASTADIFGRTRHRYTQALLSSIPTLGQDKGEELFSIPGSPPDLAKPEPGCPFAPRCDAATDRCREEQPPFVDSYACWHPVTGPAEGSTRGRFPSKEGKASEESGETLLRVVDLVREHPAGRRTVKAVSGVSFEVAAGETFGLVGESGCGKSSLGRLLVGLDRPDSGEVLFEGERLVRPRKAVQMMFQDSGAALDPRMRVGRILREPLVIQGVGDRPERVRRLLDDVGLPEGVLDRYPYELSGGQRQRVGLARALALEPQVLIADEPVSALDVSIRSQILNLMRRIQLERGLSSVVISHDLAVVRYLADRVGVMYLGKLVETGTTDEVYGAPAHPYTAGLLAAVPEGERAGAGVRGEPPSPVDPPSGCRFRTRCALSTDKCAQVEPPLTPLTRTQSAGAQLVACHYPLQGNHNG
- a CDS encoding serine hydrolase domain-containing protein; this encodes MSELHDIGSWLRERLPGLLAEHGVPGAAVAVGAGTEVVEAAAGVLSTATGVEATVDSVFQIGSITKVLTATLVMQLVGEGRVALDAPVRTYLPGFREATVRQLLCHTSGFEGDVFTDTGKGDDCLAAYVDLLAEVPQLFEPGAMFSYNNAGYCVLGRIVELVRGKPFDACMRDHLFTPLGMTHAANDPYEAIVHRAAVGHIGGKPSAVWAMARSNAPAGSMLAMTPRDLLAFARMHLADDALRAMLQPQVVLPDIGWGTAWGLGWELYDLPGGLVFGHDGNTIGQSAVLRVVPGRGLAVAVLTNGGDPKPLREEILGRVLELPGEPVPDPAVRLNARRCVGTYLSSTGETTVDEDEQGRLWLDHVPLGVTAELGDESYRTELVAWRGDSLLPVESGHGPVAFLGDDGEGRARYLHTGRADVRSSRRTQG
- a CDS encoding MFS transporter, translated to MKHFRLLVLGNGVSAYGSYLNMVALNVFVYDVTGSALAAGLFMAVRLGTSVGAGFVSGRLVSAYDRKRLIVGADLGQALALLALLLAPEAGRISLLYCLAVVTGGCSTLSQVALRSSIPEIVGAEHRTRANGLLVTGRSLAMIAGFSSAGVVVAQLGYTAAFVLDAVTFLVSASVLLALPIRTRARSEGPEGAEDGTPSAGHRSVRLLWAGAPVLMAMIAVRAVDGLGSSSHNVALPVYSSLLDPGHPATFISQFWATWAVGTIIAQQVLARHNRRTGRTLGERAFAATACVMSGAFIVVFSGLPTVPTLATALVAGAADGVTEVVYVSRLQMVPDEQRGRLFGLSASAENAGFGLGMLISGSLLEAFSPFQVVASLHGLAIVLCLALLALLVLRRSPAGPDQVRQPGGGTLHEERG